The Terriglobales bacterium region GATCTCGCGATCCGACGGGGTGGTTACTTGAAAAGTGTCGCTATTTGCCACGCTGCTTATGGCCATGGTGCTTCTCCTTCTTCTTCATTTCTTTCGTCTGCAGTTCTTGCAAGTACCTTTCCAACCGGTCGAGACGCTGTTCCCAGACGTGCCGGTAGCGCTCCGCCCAGTCGGCCACTTCCTTGAGCGGGCCGCCGGCGATCCGGCAGGGCCGCCACTGGGCCTGCCGCCCGCGGG contains the following coding sequences:
- a CDS encoding metalloregulator ArsR/SmtB family transcription factor; the encoded protein is MPTDHLSATFAALADPTRRAILARLASGECSVTELAEPFDMSMPAVSKHLRVLERAGLIARGRQAQWRPCRIAGGPLKEVADWAERYRHVWEQRLDRLERYLQELQTKEMKKKEKHHGHKQRGK